Below is a genomic region from uncultured Erythrobacter sp..
CGTCAGGACCGTCGGCCAGCAGCAGAGAGCGGAAGGGGAAAGGTTCGGCCATTCCCGCGGCCAGATCCGCTGCGACCGTCGCTCCGGCATCGTTCAGAACCGTGCGGCCCTGAAACTCAGCAATCGAAAGCAGCGCCGGATCGCGCGTTTGCGCATAGGCGATGGCAATGCCTTCATAGAGCTCGGCAGTGCGCAGGCTCTTGTCGCGGATCGCGTCGTTGAACGGGAAGAAGTATCCCTGATAGCTCAGCTGCACCGTGGTCCGCAGCGCTTTCAGCAGGATACCGTCGCGGTGCTGGAAGATGCCGCGCTCGGGCTCGTTCTCTTCGATGGAATTGGCGAAGACGAGGAAAGGCAGCAGCGCAAAGCGCTGATAATAGGGGCCTTCGGTGTAATATCCGTCGGGCGAGAAGAGCAGTTCGGACTGACGCAGAAAGCCTGCTTCGCCGCTTTTCTCCGAACCCAGCAAGGCGCGCTCGACCATGTCCTGGTCGCCCAGCAGATAGCCGGTCATGCCGACGCCTGCGGTAGCCCAAGTCGCGTGGTTGTGGATGCGGTCAAAAGTGTCGACCGATTCAACCGAGAGAAAATGCGCCGCAGGTCGGAACACATTGTCGTCAATGCGCTGGCGCTCAGAGGCAGTCAAAGTGTCGCGGATGTCACCATAGCCCTGCACCGCGTGGACGAGCCACATGGCATCATTCAGCACCTGCCAGAAGATACGTCCTGAATATTGATCGTGCCGTTCGGGATGATCGCCCAAAGTCGGATAGAGCTGCGCGTAATCGAGCAGCATATCGCGGACGAAATCGCGGTAACGCTCATCACCGGTGATCCGGTAGATCTGTCCACCCTGATAGATCGCGCGGAAATTCCGTTTGTGCTGTTCGTGGGTGTAGCCACCACCGGGGTCGAGCGGGACAGGGACAACTGGCCCTTCGGCCATCATCGCATCGACAAACGTCCGCGCACGCTCAAGCTCGGCGGCGTAAAGGGGAGAGAGTGTTGAGGCCGCCTCGGCGCTTGTGCCAGAGGCGGCCTCTTGGAACGCAGCAGCGATCGCTGGTTGAGAGTGGCCTAGGGCCGTGATCGCTGCTGCAAGGAGTAGTGCACGCTTCACTGTTCAAGGCCCTCTTCAAAGACATTGCCAGAGAGTTCCGCGCGGTGAGGACCATCGTAGTTCAGTTCCTCAAGGATAAATTCAGGCGTGCCGACAAAGGTGTTGTCCGTCAGCGCTGTATCGGGGGTTCCGACCGTGTGGACGATGCGGAACGGTGAAGACAGAGCAACCGCGTTGTCGCTGACTTCGGCAATCTGCACACCGTGAAGATTGAGCGAAGCACCACTGCCATTGGTCACGGCTGTGCCAACATTAGCGAGCGAGTTGCCGGAAAAGTTCACGAAGGGCCCGAACGTGCTTTCGTCGCGTCCGCCGCGATACACATCGGCAATTGCGCCGCCGATATTGGCAAAACTGCTGCCCGAAATATCGAGATACTCGACGTTGTACTGGCCGAAGTCCTCGGTTTCCGCCGCTGCAGAAACAACCGCGCCGGTAATGTCCTCAAAACGGCTGCCGCGGATTGTCACCCGGTCCGCGAGCGTGCTTTTGCCCAGTGTCAGGACGTTGAAGCTCTTGTTCACAACGAGGCCGCGCACTGTGACGTCCTCCATTTCCACGACCAAATTCGACTTGATCGGAAAGTTGGAGGTGCGGATCATCGAATTGCCGACTGAATCCGGTGCAAGCGCGCCATCCACGGTCAAATTCACAAGCTGAAGCTCGCCGCCTTCGCGCAAGTCGAACAGGTTGGGGCGTGTGAACATGATTACGGGGGGCTCGCCGCCTTCTTCCGCAGCACCGCGGACCGCAATTGCGGCTTCGAGCGGGATGGAGCGGTTGACGATGTATTCGCCGCTGCCCAGCAGCAGGACGTCACCAGCGTCAGCGGCAAGAGCGGCTGTGACAAGCGTGCCTTCGCCCGGCTCGACATGGATGACATTGCCCGAGAAGCCGAAACCGCGATCTTCACCGGGCTTGGCATACCAATCGACCCCGACCTGATCGAGCGTCACTGGCTGGAGATCGCGCGGCGCGCCGTATTCGGCAAGGCCGGGATCGGTGGGGTAAAGCAATCCGTTCTCTGCCCGCTCCATTTCGACAGGACGGCGGGCAATGCTCGAAAGCTCGTCCGCAGCGCCGCCTTGCGCCAGAACATTACCGCCAAAGGTGATGCCGGAAATGTCGTCATAAACTTCGAGGAAGGACTCGCCTTCAAGCCCGCTCAGCAGATTGCTGTAGAATGTGGTGTTGAGCGGCGCTGCAGAGCGCTCCTCATCAGCGCCGACATTGAAAGCGACGCGGCGACTATCGACGATCGTGTTGTTCTCGATCCGCGCGCCATCGACCACGACGTAGCGATTGACCGGCGAATTTGGCACGCCGTTCATCACTGCGAGCGCGCTGGAGAAAGCCTCGCCGCGCAAGCCCTCCATATAGTTGCCCCGGATGATCTGGCCGCGATTGATGACGCGGATGCCGCCGGTGTAATCCTTGCCGCCGCCGAGGAAGACGTTGTTTTCGACGATATTGTCGTCGCCGTGACGCAGAGTGAGCGTGCCGCGCGAACGCAGGAATACATTGCCGCGAAAGATGTTGCCGCCCGACTTCGAAGAGATGATCTCCACCTCGCCATCGGCCCGGTCGAAGATGTTGTTCTCGACCGTCGTGCCCGAGCGGTACATTGAGTAGCGGCTTGTCCCGATACGCAGCGTTTCACCGCCATTCGAACCGAGCACAGGGCGAGGGCCGAAATAGTTGAAGTCGATCACATGGCCGTTGTCGCGGCTCTCTTCGCTGTCCAACCGGACGGCAAGGGTCACCCCCTTGTTAGTCTTACCGACTAGGTGGTTGTGATCGAAACGGTTGTTCTGGCCGTAAATGCCGACCCAGTAGTCGGATTCGTAGCGATCGGGCTTGCTGAAATTGTCGATGACAATCTCGGTCACACGGGAATTGCTTGCGATGTCATCCTTTGTCCGGCGGAACGAAACAACTTCGCCGCGCGGGCTGTAGCCGTCACGAAAAACGAGGCCGGAGACGAGGATATATTCACCGCCGATGCGCAGGCTGGACTGTCCGGTAAGGAAAACCTGGCCAGCCTCTTCAGATGTAACGGTTATGAGCGCATCAGCCCGGCCTTCACCGGTTATGACGAGGTCGAAATCGCGCCATTCGCCATTGGCAAGGATGATCGTGTCGCCAGCCTCTATGCCAGCCAGAGCCTCGACATACTCGGCCTGGTTCTCGACATAGAATTGCTCCGACAAAGCCGGCGTTGCGCAACACAATGCGGCAAGGAACACAAGGCGCAGCCCTGCAAGCATTCCGGCAGTCCTCTCATCCATTCATTAGGCTAGCAACTATAACTGCAAGCCGAGGACTGTCAATCAATCTGGCATATTATTAGGAGGTTTTTTGTAAGACCAATTTGGTCAGGCAATTTTCGCGGCGGCCGTGAAGCGCTCGCGGCTCTTGGTTGCCTTTTCCTGCACTTCTTCCAGAGCCATGCGCTCGGTCGCATCAAGCATTGTCTCGATCAGGCGGTGGAAGTGTTCGCGCATGGCGGCCCGCGCACCAGCGGGATCGCGGTTGCGCAGTGCAACAAAAATTGCTTCGTGCTCTGCTGTGCGCGATTCCGCATCGTGAATGCACACCGCCTCATAGGTCGCTTTAACCTCGGGAATTTCCTGCCGCATGCGCCAGAGCGTCTTTACCGTGTGGACCATCGCCGCATTGTTCGAGGCTTCGGCGATTGTCCGGTGGAATTCTTCATCGGCTTCGTTGGCGGCTTCTTCGCCGCCAGTCCGCATCTGTTCGACCAGCCGCGCAAGCTTGTTCACCGCTTCATCGGTGATGTTGTGAGCCGCGAGCGCAGCGGTTTCGGATTCGACGAGAAGGCGCGCCTCGGTCACTTCGAATGCGCTTGCTCCTGGCAGGGCGGAACGCTCTTCGGGCTGGGCTTCGCTGACATAGACGCCCGAGCCGGTCTTGATTTCAAGCCTGCCAATGGCCTGCAAGGCAATTTCGGCTTCGCGGATCGTAACCCTGCTTACACCCAGACGCTCCGCCAGTTCACGTTCGCCCGGAAGGCGGGTTCCCGGAGGGAATGCCCCAGCATCAATCAGCCCGGCAATCTGCTCGGCAACTGATTGGAAAAGTCGCTTGCTGGTCATTCCATTCCTCTTTCGCTGACGGGTGGTCTGCTCTTCTGGTAAAAGTCCTTTGTGTAATAGCCGCAAAATTGCCAGTCAAAAAGGGCGGGCTGCCATCGACCCCTCAAACGATAGCAGCCCTAACCGGTTAGAACCGTCCGCGAATGCCGACGAAGTAGCGAGGGCCGTAGACCAGCACTTGACCGAGATCGTCTGGTGCCCCGCGGAAATCGGTGCGTGGCTCATTGAACAGGTTCAATGCTTCGGCCGAGAGACGAATGTTGTCGCTCACCTTGAGCGAGATGCGCGCTTCGAACACTTCAACATCGTCGACATAGCGAATACGGCCTGGTGTTGAGACGAACTGCTGGAAGTAGTCGCTACGATATTTGTAGACGCCTTGGAGGTCGAACGGCCCTATCTCGTAATAGGCCTGCGCCGAAAGAACATGTTCGGAGAAGCCGAACAGGTTGGCCGGAACAATCAGACCGTTGCTCACATCGCGCGATCCGTCGGGGTTAACCGTAGTGATCGCACCGAGCGCATCATCCTCAAACTCGAAGTCGGAGTCTGCATAGTTGTAGCTGATCTTGAAGCCGAGCCCGTCTAGCGGAGCCGGCAGATAGCTGAAACGATGCGAAGCGGTGACTTCGAGGCCGTAAATGGTGCTGGTGTCATTGCTGGTGTTCACCGAGGTGGTGAAGAGGCTCAGATTCTCGCCATTGATGTTGTAATCTTCAAAGAAGCCGATTGTTTCGAACCCGCCATTGAAGCTCTTATAATAGGCGTTGAAGGCAAGGATTGTGTCGTCATTCGGATACCATTCGAGGCCAGCGTCGAAGTTCCAGCTCATCAGTGGTTCGGTCGACGGGTTGCCGGTGGCGCTTACATTGTTGAAGCCTCCTGCCAGCGCGTCATCGATGGTGAGGAACTCGTCATCATCGTTAAAGCTGAATATCCGGCCATCACCCAGCGAAGACGGGTCAGGACGCGACAGTGAACGATAGACCGCGAAACGACCCAGCACGTCGGGCGAGAACTCCGTGACGAGGTTAAAGCTCGGCAGGAATTCGGTGTAGGAATTGGTCGTGCGGCGGCGAACGAGGTTCGTTGAATCCTCGACCAGCACAAAACCACTGGAGCCGTCACCATCGAGATCCTGCAATTCAACCGTGAAGTTCGACCGGAAGCCGGTTGAACGCACCGAGGTGTTGACGATGCGCACGCCGATATTGCCGCGCACTGGAAGCGAGCCCAGCGTGCTGTCGAAATCAGCCTGCACGTAGCCAGCCCAGGAACGCTCCGTCACATCCGTATTCTGTGCGGACAGGAAATCGCCGGTCGGGTAGATCGGAATGCCGTTCTCGTCGAATTCGAGGCCCGAGGGATCTTCACGCTCCAGAACCTGCGCGATGCAGAGCGCATCGAAGGTTGCGAATGTGTTCGAGGTGCTGATGACGTTTCCGTCCAGATCAACATTCGTGATCAGCGGGTTGTTACCCTGGATCGAAGAAAGGAAGCCCGATTCCGGGAACGGCGTGCGGCATTCTTGGTTCGCAACAAACAGCGCGCCGCTGCCATCGGTATCGTTGTACGTGTTCTCGAACCGGCTTGATCCGTTCACAGCGCCCGGAACGTCGCGATAGACCAGTTGCTGGTAGCGCGTCCCGGCCTGGAACAGGTTGAAGAACCCTTCCATTTCGTAGGCCACATCGCCGCGCACTGCCCAGACCTCGTTGAAGCGATCCTGCTCGAGATCGGCGCGAAGGCGCGGATCGTTGGCGAACAAGGTGTAGTCGGTCACGTCAAAGTTCTGCGTGATGAAGTTAAGGCCCTGCGAACCGTTCTGGAAGATTTGAACAGCGGTTTCTACGCGGTCATCGGTGCCATTGGTACGGCCCGCATTCGGTGTTTGATCGCTTTCGAACGCTTCGGGGAAGAACGGGTTGCCGTCTGCATCGGTGTTACCGAAGATGCTTTCGCCATCCTCTGTGCGGAAGCGGATCTGCACAGCTTCCTCGATCCGCTGCGTGCGTGAATAGGATGCGTCGAGAGAGATCGTCAGACCGTCTGCCGGCTGGAAGTCGATCGACAGACCGCCGCCGTAATATTCTTCGTCCCGCTCGAGATATTCACTCACCGCTTCAATGCGTTGCTCGTTGGTGAACTGGCGAAGTGCGCCGCTTTCGGTGAAGATGAGATCAACGCCCGGGATCGTGTTGGGATCACCTGGGCCGTCAATACGGCGACCTTCGGCAAAGTTCAGATCGCTGCGCTGCTCGCGCTGGGTGCGGGTCGAATACTGGAAGTCGGCGTTGATATCGACGTCGGGGCTGGGCTGATACTGGATCGCGCCAAAGAACGCGTTGCGCTCGTCAGCCGTGATGTTCGAGCGCAGCGCGTAGCTGTTGCGCGCGATCACAAAGGGAAGGTTGACGCTGCCATCGCGAAGGCCATCGATTGTCCCGCTGCTTGTGTCGCAATTGCCATCATCGAACACGCCGTCGCTGGTCGTGCTGGGATCGACCACACAGGCGCGAATCGTGTTGGAAACGCGCACTTCCTGCTCAGGATTGTTCGAATCGCGGCGCTCGTAGCCGAGCGAGATGCCCAGCTCTCCGTCACCGACACTGAACTGGTCGATATAGCTAAGCGAGCCGCGATAGCCGAAATCGTTGAGGCGCTGGCTGGAATCGATGTCATAATTGTCGGGGTTCAGTTCGGCTTTGATCTCGCCCTGAACGCGGCGGCGGCCGTAGTCGATTGGGCGTGTCGTCTCGAGTACGATCTGCCCCGCAACACCGCCTTCGATGTAGCTTGCCGCCTGCGTCTTATAGATGCCGATCTCGGTGAAGAGCTCGGCCGGGAACTGGCTGAAATTGACCGAGCGGTCGCCGCTACCATTGGTTGCGACGCGGCCGTTGATGACGGTCGAGCCAAGAAATGGCCCGAGGCCGCGGATCGAGATCTCCGTCGCGCCGCCATTTTCGCGGTGCGAACCAGCGCCGGTAAGCGTTTCGAGCGCTTCACCAATGGAAAGAGCAGGAATGTCGCCGATTTCGTCAGCGGTCAGCGCATCATACACCTCGATCGAGTCGCGTTTCGCGTCAATCGAGTTCTGGACGAGCGCTCGGAAACCTTCGACGACAATCTCGCCATCCTGCTCGACACTGCCTTCTCCGGCAACTTCATCCGACTCATCCTGAGCGAGGGCGGGGGTTGCGAGAAGCGCTGTCCCTGCAAGCAATGCGGCGGAAAACGAAATGCGTGAAACCATAATAATGCGGGCGACGCCTGACGGCACCGCCCCCTCCCTTGTTATATTTTCGTGCCAGCATGGATACCGGACAACCCACGCGAGTCAACCATTACGTCATACCACTTGGCAGTTTTTCATCTGACCAATTTTGGCTTTCCGAATCCCGGGGCTGAAGGCGACGCATAAAGAGCTGGAATTACCTGCCGACCTCCAATCTTCTCCTGCGTTTACAATAAGAAGGGCGAAACCAGTGCCCCTTTGATGCAAACCCGAGGCCTGAAGACAGGAGTGATGCAATTTTGTAACGGGAGCGATTGGATTGGGGCATCCGATTATTGCAAAAGCGCCTTTTCAACCGGAAAATCGCTCCTGTCATTGGAGAAAGTCGAAGGAATATTAGTATCTTACATTATTGGTATGACAGAATAGCAATCATGGGTCCGCATAATTGGTTGACTAATATTTACTCGCAACTAGCCTCTCACGCAGCCAACCAATGCAAGTCTGGCGATGGGAGAGGAAAATGGGTTACTTCACGGGCGGCGCCGCAGCGTCTGCCAAGCGTTCACGAATCGTTACGGGCCTCCTTACGGGATCGGCAATCGCACTTATGCCAGCAACCGCCTTGGCGCAGGACGCCGACAGCGGTGCCTCCGTTGCCGAGGGTGAAGAAAACACAATCGTCGTTACCGGCATTCGCAGCTCGCTCGCGAGCGCACTCGCTGAGAAGCGCAACGCTGAAAGCCTGATCGAAGTGATCCAGGCGGAAGACATTGGTAAGCTGCCTGATCAAAACCTTGCCGAAGTGCTCGAGAACGTAACCGGCGTTCAAATCACGCGTACAGCGGGCGTCGGCACCGGCGTGCAGATCCGTGGTACCAATGATAACCAGGTGCTGATCAATGGCATCCAGACAGTCTCCGCAGGCACGGGCCGCGGCGGTATCAGCTTTGAAGACATCAACCCTGCCATCATCGGGGCTGTAGAAGTGATCAAGGCGCCAACTGCCGACACAATCGAAGGCTCGGTTGGCGGCACGGTCAACCTGCGCACGATCCGTCCGCTCGACATCACCGACACGATCTTGTCGCTGCGTGTTCAAGGCGAATATAGCGAGCTGTCCGACAGCGTGACGCCGCGCATCTCCGGCAGCTTTGGCGATGTATGGGAAGCCGGCGACGGTGAAATCGGCTTCGTAATAAGCGCAAGCTACACCGAACAGGAAGCAACCTCGTTCCGCCCACGTGTCGACCGCGACAATCCGATCCTTGCGGGTCAGGCTGTCACCTCGACCGGCGCGCCGGGACCGGACTTCCCGTTCCTCGGCATCCAATTCCTCAACCAGGAACGCGAGAACTTCGAATACGACACGATCAACGTTGCCGGTTCGCTTGAATGGGCTCCGAATCCCGGCCTCAAGTTCTTCCTCGATGTGATCTACAACGATCAGGAGCGCCGTCAGGACTCCTCGCGCATCCAGGCTTCGGGTGTGAGTGCAGTTGATACTGTCAACGTTCCAGACGGCTTCGAAACCGTCGATTTCGGATCGCTCGACGGCGTCGCTCTGGGCAGCATCCAGGCAGCCTTGTTCGGTACCATCCAGCCTAATCTGGCGCGCGATGACGATGATCCCAACCTTCGTTTCTCGAGCGATACCGGTGCGCGTGTCACGACTTCGGAACTTTATCGTTTGGGCACTGAATTCGAAACGGGCCGGTTCTTCACGCGCGTCGAATTCGCGCGCTCCACCTCAGACTCTTCGAACCCAAACCTCAGCACAACTCTGAACTTCATCAACCCGAACCCGCTGACGCCGCTT
It encodes:
- a CDS encoding polysaccharide lyase 6 family protein, with translation MDERTAGMLAGLRLVFLAALCCATPALSEQFYVENQAEYVEALAGIEAGDTIILANGEWRDFDLVITGEGRADALITVTSEEAGQVFLTGQSSLRIGGEYILVSGLVFRDGYSPRGEVVSFRRTKDDIASNSRVTEIVIDNFSKPDRYESDYWVGIYGQNNRFDHNHLVGKTNKGVTLAVRLDSEESRDNGHVIDFNYFGPRPVLGSNGGETLRIGTSRYSMYRSGTTVENNIFDRADGEVEIISSKSGGNIFRGNVFLRSRGTLTLRHGDDNIVENNVFLGGGKDYTGGIRVINRGQIIRGNYMEGLRGEAFSSALAVMNGVPNSPVNRYVVVDGARIENNTIVDSRRVAFNVGADEERSAAPLNTTFYSNLLSGLEGESFLEVYDDISGITFGGNVLAQGGAADELSSIARRPVEMERAENGLLYPTDPGLAEYGAPRDLQPVTLDQVGVDWYAKPGEDRGFGFSGNVIHVEPGEGTLVTAALAADAGDVLLLGSGEYIVNRSIPLEAAIAVRGAAEEGGEPPVIMFTRPNLFDLREGGELQLVNLTVDGALAPDSVGNSMIRTSNFPIKSNLVVEMEDVTVRGLVVNKSFNVLTLGKSTLADRVTIRGSRFEDITGAVVSAAAETEDFGQYNVEYLDISGSSFANIGGAIADVYRGGRDESTFGPFVNFSGNSLANVGTAVTNGSGASLNLHGVQIAEVSDNAVALSSPFRIVHTVGTPDTALTDNTFVGTPEFILEELNYDGPHRAELSGNVFEEGLEQ
- a CDS encoding FadR/GntR family transcriptional regulator — protein: MTSKRLFQSVAEQIAGLIDAGAFPPGTRLPGERELAERLGVSRVTIREAEIALQAIGRLEIKTGSGVYVSEAQPEERSALPGASAFEVTEARLLVESETAALAAHNITDEAVNKLARLVEQMRTGGEEAANEADEEFHRTIAEASNNAAMVHTVKTLWRMRQEIPEVKATYEAVCIHDAESRTAEHEAIFVALRNRDPAGARAAMREHFHRLIETMLDATERMALEEVQEKATKSRERFTAAAKIA
- a CDS encoding alginate lyase family protein, with translation MKRALLLAAAITALGHSQPAIAAAFQEAASGTSAEAASTLSPLYAAELERARTFVDAMMAEGPVVPVPLDPGGGYTHEQHKRNFRAIYQGGQIYRITGDERYRDFVRDMLLDYAQLYPTLGDHPERHDQYSGRIFWQVLNDAMWLVHAVQGYGDIRDTLTASERQRIDDNVFRPAAHFLSVESVDTFDRIHNHATWATAGVGMTGYLLGDQDMVERALLGSEKSGEAGFLRQSELLFSPDGYYTEGPYYQRFALLPFLVFANSIEENEPERGIFQHRDGILLKALRTTVQLSYQGYFFPFNDAIRDKSLRTAELYEGIAIAYAQTRDPALLSIAEFQGRTVLNDAGATVAADLAAGMAEPFPFRSLLLADGPDGEQGAVAILRQGEGPRHTVLVAKNSSQGMGHGHFDKLNWQLYDNGNEIIRDYGAARFLNIEAKRGGRYLPENTTWAKSTIAHNSLVVDETSQFGGDVSIANELWPEQLYFSDAAGLQVSSAQIESAYDGVTIRRTLIMPMIEGLEAPLVVDLVSATSEGSHLYDLPLHYSGHIMEFDFDARGNVAERPVLGSDNGYQHIWVDAEAELEDGRGALTWILDGRFYTYRFAGNGPLTAVLGESGANDPEFNLRREPLILLRAQREGTASFASLIEAHGSYDGAAEQTLDSRSLVAGLDYTSIEGNDIVIVTLKTGARYAIAVSHISDPALSHHVTVGTDHIMWSGFAAVVELDAGES
- a CDS encoding TonB-dependent receptor; protein product: MPSGVARIIMVSRISFSAALLAGTALLATPALAQDESDEVAGEGSVEQDGEIVVEGFRALVQNSIDAKRDSIEVYDALTADEIGDIPALSIGEALETLTGAGSHRENGGATEISIRGLGPFLGSTVINGRVATNGSGDRSVNFSQFPAELFTEIGIYKTQAASYIEGGVAGQIVLETTRPIDYGRRRVQGEIKAELNPDNYDIDSSQRLNDFGYRGSLSYIDQFSVGDGELGISLGYERRDSNNPEQEVRVSNTIRACVVDPSTTSDGVFDDGNCDTSSGTIDGLRDGSVNLPFVIARNSYALRSNITADERNAFFGAIQYQPSPDVDINADFQYSTRTQREQRSDLNFAEGRRIDGPGDPNTIPGVDLIFTESGALRQFTNEQRIEAVSEYLERDEEYYGGGLSIDFQPADGLTISLDASYSRTQRIEEAVQIRFRTEDGESIFGNTDADGNPFFPEAFESDQTPNAGRTNGTDDRVETAVQIFQNGSQGLNFITQNFDVTDYTLFANDPRLRADLEQDRFNEVWAVRGDVAYEMEGFFNLFQAGTRYQQLVYRDVPGAVNGSSRFENTYNDTDGSGALFVANQECRTPFPESGFLSSIQGNNPLITNVDLDGNVISTSNTFATFDALCIAQVLEREDPSGLEFDENGIPIYPTGDFLSAQNTDVTERSWAGYVQADFDSTLGSLPVRGNIGVRIVNTSVRSTGFRSNFTVELQDLDGDGSSGFVLVEDSTNLVRRRTTNSYTEFLPSFNLVTEFSPDVLGRFAVYRSLSRPDPSSLGDGRIFSFNDDDEFLTIDDALAGGFNNVSATGNPSTEPLMSWNFDAGLEWYPNDDTILAFNAYYKSFNGGFETIGFFEDYNINGENLSLFTTSVNTSNDTSTIYGLEVTASHRFSYLPAPLDGLGFKISYNYADSDFEFEDDALGAITTVNPDGSRDVSNGLIVPANLFGFSEHVLSAQAYYEIGPFDLQGVYKYRSDYFQQFVSTPGRIRYVDDVEVFEARISLKVSDNIRLSAEALNLFNEPRTDFRGAPDDLGQVLVYGPRYFVGIRGRF